One Bradyrhizobium sp. ISRA464 genomic window carries:
- the glcF gene encoding glycolate oxidase subunit GlcF, giving the protein MKTEFSLTQLADPDIKEADKILRACVHCGFCTATCPTYVLLGDELDSPRGRIYLIKEMLEKDKPPTPDVVKHIDRCLSCLACMTTCPSGVNYMHLVDQARVRIERDYTRPLAERLLRSVLAFVLPRPGVFRISMILAGLVRPLTALLPTPSVGASSPGLLRRITAMLALAPRGLPQPGPPAGTVFAPVGRRRGRVALLQGCAQQVLAPRINQAAINVLTRHGIEVVLVKDEQCCGALTHHMGQDEDALARARANITVWQREADQSGLDAILVTTSGCGTVIKDYGYLLREDRAFAGPAARISALAKDITEYLAGIELAPTTQKGDVTVAYHSACSLQHGQKITQLPKELLSKNGFVVKDVPESHLCCGSAGTYNILQPDIASRLRDRKVANIAMVKPDMIAAGNIGCMVQIAGGTSVPVVHTIELLDWATGGPRPGLN; this is encoded by the coding sequence ATGAAGACCGAATTCTCGCTGACGCAACTCGCCGACCCCGACATCAAGGAAGCGGACAAGATCCTGCGCGCCTGTGTGCATTGCGGCTTCTGCACTGCGACCTGCCCGACCTATGTGCTGCTGGGCGACGAGCTCGATAGCCCGCGTGGCCGCATCTACCTGATCAAGGAGATGCTGGAGAAGGACAAGCCGCCGACTCCCGATGTGGTCAAGCATATCGACCGCTGCCTGTCGTGCCTCGCCTGCATGACCACCTGCCCGTCGGGGGTGAACTACATGCACCTGGTCGACCAGGCCCGGGTCAGGATCGAGCGCGATTATACGCGGCCGTTGGCCGAGCGGCTGTTGCGGTCGGTGCTGGCCTTCGTGCTGCCGCGCCCGGGCGTGTTCCGGATCAGCATGATCCTGGCCGGGCTTGTCCGGCCCTTGACCGCGCTGTTGCCCACCCCATCGGTCGGCGCGTCGTCCCCAGGCCTGCTGCGGCGGATCACGGCGATGCTGGCGCTCGCGCCGCGTGGCCTGCCGCAGCCGGGGCCGCCAGCGGGAACCGTGTTCGCGCCGGTCGGCCGGCGGCGCGGCCGGGTGGCACTGCTTCAGGGCTGCGCCCAGCAGGTGCTGGCGCCGCGGATCAACCAGGCCGCGATCAACGTGCTGACCCGGCACGGCATCGAGGTGGTGCTGGTCAAGGACGAGCAATGCTGCGGCGCGCTCACCCATCACATGGGGCAGGACGAGGACGCGCTGGCGCGTGCGCGCGCCAACATCACGGTGTGGCAAAGGGAAGCGGACCAGAGCGGGCTCGACGCCATCCTGGTCACGACCTCGGGCTGCGGCACGGTCATCAAGGATTATGGCTATCTGCTGCGCGAGGACCGCGCGTTCGCCGGTCCTGCTGCGCGAATCTCCGCACTGGCAAAGGATATCACCGAGTATCTTGCCGGCATCGAGCTCGCGCCCACGACGCAAAAAGGCGACGTCACCGTCGCCTATCACTCGGCCTGTTCGCTGCAGCATGGGCAGAAAATCACTCAACTTCCGAAAGAATTGCTTTCCAAGAATGGATTCGTGGTGAAAGATGTCCCCGAGAGCCATTTGTGTTGCGGTTCGGCGGGGACCTACAACATTCTCCAGCCCGACATTGCGAGCAGATTGCGCGATCGCAAGGTCGCCAATATTGCGATGGTCAAACCGGACATGATCGCTGCGGGCAATATTGGCTGCATGGTTCAGATTGCCGGCGGTACGTCAGTTCCTGTGGTGCACACGATTGAGCTTCTCGATTGGGCGACAGGAGGTCCCCGGCCAGGATTGAACTGA
- a CDS encoding winged helix-turn-helix domain-containing protein, with the protein MQTIAPELADLAASIADPGRAGILTRLMDVGAQTASELARVAGVTPQTASWHLARLVERALLKVERHGPRRLYGIATPLVAQMLEGMMTVAAIDPHPSRPQPRIDAQMRRARTCYDHLAGELGVAVTEAMLERGYLELDREAGELSAAGMAFLGGLGIDLPSQPRRRRVLCRPCLDWSERRPHLAGRAGAALAELAFQRDWIRRQPRGRSVEIT; encoded by the coding sequence ATGCAGACCATCGCGCCAGAGCTTGCCGATCTCGCCGCATCGATCGCTGATCCCGGGCGCGCCGGCATCCTGACGCGGCTGATGGATGTGGGCGCGCAGACCGCGAGCGAGCTGGCGCGGGTTGCCGGCGTCACGCCGCAGACCGCGAGCTGGCATCTGGCGAGACTGGTCGAGCGCGCGCTGCTCAAGGTCGAGCGGCACGGTCCGCGCCGGCTCTACGGGATCGCCACCCCGCTGGTCGCGCAGATGCTCGAAGGCATGATGACGGTCGCCGCAATTGATCCCCATCCGTCCCGGCCGCAGCCCCGGATCGACGCGCAGATGCGGCGGGCCCGGACCTGTTACGACCACCTTGCCGGCGAACTCGGCGTCGCCGTCACCGAGGCGATGCTGGAACGGGGCTATCTCGAGCTGGACCGGGAGGCCGGCGAACTGAGCGCCGCAGGCATGGCCTTTCTCGGGGGGCTCGGCATCGACCTGCCTTCGCAGCCCCGCCGCCGGCGGGTGTTGTGCCGGCCCTGTCTCGACTGGAGCGAGCGGCGTCCGCACCTGGCCGGACGGGCGGGGGCCGCGCTCGCCGAGCTGGCGTTCCAGCGGGACTGGATCCGCCGCCAGCCGCGGGGCCGATCGGTCGAGATCACCTAG
- a CDS encoding alpha/beta hydrolase: MLTVVVVLAVAGVGLALATQVGVLLIQRAFPPRGRIIEVAGAALHVVELGPRDAPGPPVVMLHGASSNLRVMQHPLGDRLAVTRRVILIDRPGHGWSTRDRIADSTPAIQSRMIMDALAKLGVDRAIIVAHSWAGALGLRMALDDPDRIAGLVLLAPVAYPWRGGVGRYNKVVSTPLIGPLLAHTITMPLGWLVTKAGARGVFAPQAIPGHFVRDSATPLLLRPREFIANARDLVTLKPAVVAQAPRYAEITAPLTIISGDVDKTVSTHIHSRPLAATAANARLIVLPGIGHMVQFAAPDLVVSEIEVMAGRMARHAVPAQ, translated from the coding sequence ATGTTGACTGTGGTCGTCGTGCTGGCGGTGGCAGGGGTCGGGTTGGCGCTGGCGACGCAGGTCGGCGTGCTGCTGATCCAGCGCGCCTTTCCGCCACGGGGCCGCATCATCGAGGTTGCGGGCGCGGCGCTGCATGTCGTCGAACTCGGCCCGCGCGATGCTCCAGGGCCGCCGGTTGTGATGCTGCACGGCGCAAGCTCCAACCTCCGTGTGATGCAGCATCCGCTCGGCGACAGGCTCGCCGTGACTCGTCGGGTGATCCTGATCGACCGGCCGGGCCACGGCTGGAGCACGCGCGACCGCATTGCGGATTCGACGCCTGCGATCCAGAGCCGGATGATCATGGACGCGCTGGCCAAGCTTGGTGTCGATCGGGCGATCATCGTGGCGCATTCCTGGGCCGGTGCGCTCGGCCTGCGCATGGCGCTGGATGACCCGGACCGGATCGCAGGTCTCGTGCTGCTGGCACCTGTCGCCTATCCCTGGCGCGGCGGCGTCGGACGCTACAACAAGGTGGTTTCGACGCCGCTGATCGGGCCGCTGCTCGCGCATACCATCACGATGCCGCTCGGTTGGCTGGTGACCAAAGCCGGCGCGCGCGGCGTGTTCGCGCCGCAGGCGATCCCCGGTCATTTTGTCCGCGACAGCGCGACGCCGTTGCTGCTGCGTCCGCGCGAGTTTATCGCCAATGCGCGGGACCTCGTGACGCTGAAGCCGGCCGTCGTCGCGCAGGCGCCGCGCTACGCGGAGATCACGGCGCCGCTCACCATCATCTCCGGCGATGTCGACAAGACGGTCTCGACGCACATCCACTCGCGCCCGCTCGCCGCGACAGCAGCCAATGCGAGGCTGATCGTGCTGCCCGGCATCGGCCACATGGTGCAGTTTGCAGCGCCCGATCTCGTAGTGTCCGAGATCGAGGTGATGGCCGGCCGGATGGCGCGGCATGCGGTGCCGGCACAATAG
- the ykgO gene encoding type B 50S ribosomal protein L36, producing the protein MKVRNSLKSLRGRHRNNRLVRRKGRVYVINKVQRRFKARQG; encoded by the coding sequence ATGAAGGTCCGTAACTCGCTGAAGTCGCTGCGCGGCCGTCACCGCAACAACCGTCTGGTTCGCCGCAAGGGCCGCGTCTACGTCATCAACAAGGTCCAGCGCCGCTTCAAGGCGCGCCAGGGTTGA
- a CDS encoding FAD-linked oxidase C-terminal domain-containing protein, translating into MSIMMPAADQAILDRRAEIAAALRAIVSGEGVIDNAAEMLVYESDGLTAYRQPPMVVVLPDTTEQVARVLKYCHAQGIKVVPRGSGTSLSGGALPLADAVLLGLGKFKRIREIDFDNRVVVTEPGVTNLAISQAVAHAGFYYAPDPSSQIACSIGGNVAENSGGVHCLKYGMTTNNVLGCEIVLMNGEILRIGGKSAENSGYDLMGIITGSEGLLGVITEITVRILQKPETARALMVGFAEVEAAGECVARIIGAGIIPGGMEMMDKPAIHAAEAFVHAGYPLDVEALLIIELDGPSIEVDELIKRVESIAQGCGSTSCQISTSEAERNLFWAGRKAAFPAVGRISPDYLCMDGTIPRGALPKALARIRELSEKYQLGVANVFHAGDGNLHPLILYDANKAGEIERAEAFGADILRCCVELGGVLTGEHGVGIEKRDLMPEMFSDIDLNQQQRLKCAFDAQGLLNPGKVFPTLHRCAELGRVHVHGGKLAFPDIPRF; encoded by the coding sequence ATGTCCATCATGATGCCGGCCGCCGACCAGGCCATCCTTGATCGCCGCGCTGAAATCGCGGCGGCGCTGCGCGCAATCGTCTCGGGCGAGGGCGTGATCGACAACGCCGCCGAAATGCTGGTCTATGAATCGGACGGGCTGACCGCCTACCGGCAGCCGCCGATGGTCGTGGTGTTGCCCGATACCACCGAGCAGGTCGCGCGCGTCCTCAAATATTGTCACGCGCAAGGCATCAAGGTGGTGCCGCGCGGCTCCGGCACGTCGCTGTCCGGCGGCGCGCTGCCGCTGGCCGATGCCGTGCTGCTGGGCCTTGGTAAGTTCAAGCGCATCCGCGAGATCGATTTTGACAACCGCGTGGTCGTCACTGAGCCCGGCGTCACCAATCTCGCGATCAGCCAGGCGGTCGCCCATGCCGGCTTCTATTACGCGCCCGATCCGTCGTCGCAGATCGCCTGCTCGATCGGCGGCAACGTCGCCGAGAATTCCGGCGGCGTGCACTGCCTGAAATACGGCATGACCACCAACAATGTGCTGGGCTGCGAGATCGTGCTGATGAACGGCGAGATCCTGCGCATCGGCGGCAAATCGGCGGAGAATTCCGGCTACGACCTGATGGGCATCATCACCGGCTCGGAAGGGCTGCTCGGCGTCATCACCGAGATCACGGTGCGCATCCTGCAGAAGCCGGAGACGGCGCGCGCTTTGATGGTCGGCTTCGCCGAGGTCGAGGCGGCCGGCGAATGCGTTGCGCGGATCATCGGCGCCGGCATCATTCCGGGCGGCATGGAGATGATGGACAAGCCGGCGATCCACGCCGCGGAGGCCTTCGTCCATGCCGGCTATCCGCTCGACGTCGAGGCTCTCTTGATCATCGAGCTCGACGGTCCGTCGATCGAGGTCGACGAGCTGATCAAGCGGGTGGAGTCGATTGCGCAGGGCTGCGGTTCGACGTCTTGCCAGATCTCGACCTCCGAGGCCGAGCGCAATCTGTTCTGGGCCGGAAGGAAGGCGGCATTTCCCGCGGTCGGGCGCATCTCGCCGGACTATCTCTGCATGGACGGCACGATTCCGCGCGGTGCGCTGCCGAAGGCGCTGGCGCGGATCCGCGAGCTCTCCGAGAAGTACCAGCTCGGCGTCGCCAACGTGTTCCACGCCGGCGACGGCAATCTGCATCCCTTGATCCTTTACGATGCCAACAAGGCCGGCGAGATCGAGCGGGCGGAGGCGTTCGGCGCCGACATCCTGCGCTGCTGCGTCGAGCTCGGTGGCGTGCTCACCGGCGAGCACGGCGTCGGCATCGAGAAGCGTGATCTGATGCCGGAGATGTTCTCCGACATCGACCTCAACCAGCAGCAGCGCCTGAAATGCGCCTTCGACGCCCAGGGCCTGCTCAACCCCGGCAAGGTGTTTCCCACCCTGCATCGCTGCGCCGAACTCGGCCGCGTCCATGTCCACGGCGGCAAGCTGGCGTTTCCGGACATTCCGCGGTTCTAG
- a CDS encoding FAD-binding protein: protein MDTLKVKDAKDVEEVVRAAIASEQPLEIIGHGSKRAIGHPMATNAVLDLSALNAVTSYEPNELIITVQAGAPLADVQSLIDAKNQQFAFEPMDTSVLLGTPQAGTIGGMIGVGLAGPRRIKAGGARDHLLGAHAVSGFGDSFKTGGRVVKNVTGYDLCKLLTGSWGTLAVMTEVTLKVMPKPETEHTLVLRGLDDVAANKAMTAALGSPFDVSGAAHLPYQAFRAGTGPLAGLAAAGQAVTLVRLEGIAASVAHRTASLSQTLSSHGMVDQLEDDAASLAVWAALRDVAPFAANGALGAWPVWRIVCPPASGGTLGQALARASGGDVIYDWGGGLIWLAVPPKENTRPDAQAALVRSQVEAAGGHATLIRADEAVRRSVDVFQPQAEGLAALGERVRNSFDPKSILNRGRMRRGGAA from the coding sequence GTGGACACGCTCAAAGTAAAAGACGCCAAAGACGTCGAAGAAGTGGTGCGCGCGGCGATCGCGAGCGAGCAGCCGCTCGAGATCATCGGCCATGGCTCCAAGCGCGCCATTGGCCATCCGATGGCGACCAATGCCGTGCTCGACCTGTCGGCGCTGAACGCCGTCACCTCCTATGAGCCGAACGAGCTGATCATCACCGTTCAGGCCGGCGCGCCGCTTGCCGACGTGCAGTCGCTGATCGACGCCAAGAACCAGCAATTCGCCTTCGAGCCGATGGATACGTCCGTGCTGCTCGGAACGCCGCAGGCCGGCACCATCGGCGGCATGATCGGCGTGGGGCTGGCCGGTCCCCGCCGCATCAAGGCCGGCGGCGCGCGGGACCATCTGCTCGGCGCGCATGCGGTGTCGGGGTTCGGCGATAGCTTCAAGACCGGCGGACGGGTGGTGAAGAACGTCACCGGCTACGACCTCTGCAAGCTGCTTACCGGTTCCTGGGGCACGCTTGCGGTGATGACCGAGGTGACGCTGAAGGTGATGCCGAAGCCGGAAACCGAGCACACGCTCGTGCTCCGCGGGCTCGACGATGTCGCCGCCAACAAGGCGATGACGGCGGCGCTCGGCTCGCCATTCGACGTCTCGGGTGCGGCGCACCTGCCGTATCAGGCGTTCCGGGCCGGAACGGGGCCGCTCGCAGGGCTCGCCGCCGCCGGGCAGGCGGTGACGCTGGTCCGGCTCGAGGGCATCGCGGCGTCGGTGGCGCACCGGACGGCCTCGCTGAGCCAGACACTGTCCTCCCATGGGATGGTCGACCAGCTCGAAGACGACGCCGCCTCGCTCGCGGTCTGGGCCGCCTTACGCGACGTGGCGCCGTTTGCGGCGAATGGCGCGCTCGGGGCGTGGCCGGTCTGGCGGATCGTTTGCCCGCCAGCTTCGGGTGGCACCCTCGGCCAGGCGCTGGCGCGCGCCAGCGGTGGCGACGTGATCTACGACTGGGGCGGCGGACTGATCTGGCTCGCGGTGCCGCCCAAGGAAAATACGCGGCCCGACGCACAGGCTGCCCTCGTACGCAGCCAGGTCGAGGCGGCCGGCGGACACGCCACCCTGATCCGTGCCGACGAGGCGGTGCGCCGCAGCGTCGATGTGTTCCAGCCGCAGGCCGAGGGCCTTGCCGCGCTCGGCGAACGGGTGCGCAACAGCTTTGACCCGAAGTCCATCCTCAACCGCGGCCGGATGAGGCGAGGAGGGGCTGCATGA
- the poxB gene encoding ubiquinone-dependent pyruvate dehydrogenase, whose product MRIDNVADLIAETLAQAGVKRVYGIVGDSLNGLTEALRRRGTVEWLHVRHEEVAAFAAAAEAQITGTLAVCAGSCGPGNLHLINGLFDAHRSRTPVLALAAQIPSAEIGGGYFQETHPQDLFRECSHYCELVSDPAQLPYMLENAIRAAVGKRGVAVLVLPGDVALRSAPKRDVSPNAGLLPPAPIVRPADADLKALADLLNGARRVTLFCGRGCAGARDGLLKLAETLKSPIVHALGGKDHVEYDNPYDVGMTGFIGFSSGYAAMHACDVLLMLGTDFPYKQFFPTGINIAQVDIRPENLGRRCKLDLGIIGDVGETIAALLPKLNVKTDRKHLDACLAHYKDARAGLDDLARGKPGQKPIHPQYLARLLSEQAAEDAVFTADVGTPTIWAARYLKMNGRRRLIGSWVHGSMANAMAQAIGVQAAQPGRQVVSMSGDGGFAMLMGDLITLTQMKLPVKVVIFNNSVLGFVALEMKAAGFIETGVDLKNPDFAAMARAMGLHGVRVEDPGELEGAVRDVLAYDGPAVLDVVTATQELSMPPTITLEQVKGFSLWVLRAVMSGRGDEVVDLAKTNLLPR is encoded by the coding sequence ATGCGGATCGACAATGTCGCCGACCTCATCGCCGAGACACTCGCCCAGGCCGGCGTGAAACGCGTTTACGGCATCGTCGGTGACAGCCTCAACGGCCTCACCGAAGCGCTGCGCAGGCGGGGCACGGTCGAATGGCTGCATGTGCGGCATGAGGAAGTGGCCGCCTTCGCCGCCGCGGCTGAAGCGCAGATCACCGGCACGCTCGCGGTCTGCGCCGGGTCATGCGGACCGGGCAATCTTCATTTGATCAACGGCCTGTTCGACGCGCATCGCAGCCGCACGCCGGTGCTGGCGCTGGCGGCGCAGATTCCGTCCGCCGAGATCGGCGGCGGCTATTTCCAGGAGACCCATCCGCAGGACCTGTTCCGCGAATGCAGCCACTATTGTGAGCTCGTATCCGATCCGGCGCAGCTTCCCTACATGCTGGAAAACGCGATCCGCGCCGCGGTCGGCAAGCGCGGCGTCGCCGTCCTGGTGCTGCCGGGCGATGTCGCGCTGCGCTCCGCGCCGAAGCGCGACGTCTCACCCAATGCCGGGTTGCTGCCGCCGGCGCCGATTGTCCGGCCCGCCGATGCTGACCTGAAGGCGCTGGCCGATCTCCTCAACGGTGCGCGGCGCGTGACGCTGTTCTGCGGGCGCGGCTGCGCTGGGGCGCGTGACGGCCTGCTGAAGCTCGCGGAGACGCTCAAGAGCCCGATCGTGCATGCGCTCGGCGGCAAGGATCACGTCGAGTACGACAACCCCTACGATGTCGGCATGACCGGTTTCATCGGCTTCTCCTCCGGCTATGCCGCGATGCATGCCTGCGACGTGCTGTTGATGCTGGGGACCGACTTTCCCTACAAGCAGTTCTTCCCGACCGGCATCAACATTGCGCAGGTCGATATCCGCCCCGAGAATCTCGGCCGTCGCTGCAAGCTCGATCTCGGCATCATCGGCGACGTCGGCGAGACCATCGCCGCGCTGCTGCCGAAGCTGAACGTGAAGACCGACCGCAAGCATCTTGACGCCTGCCTCGCGCATTACAAGGACGCCCGCGCCGGGCTCGACGACCTCGCCCGCGGCAAGCCGGGCCAGAAGCCGATCCATCCGCAATATCTCGCGCGCCTGCTCAGTGAGCAGGCCGCCGAGGATGCGGTGTTCACCGCCGATGTCGGCACGCCGACGATCTGGGCCGCGCGTTATCTCAAGATGAACGGCCGCCGGCGCCTGATCGGCTCCTGGGTCCACGGCTCGATGGCCAATGCGATGGCGCAGGCGATCGGCGTGCAGGCAGCGCAGCCCGGCCGGCAGGTGGTGTCGATGTCCGGCGACGGCGGCTTCGCGATGCTGATGGGCGACCTCATCACGCTGACGCAGATGAAGCTGCCGGTGAAGGTGGTGATCTTCAACAACAGCGTGCTCGGCTTCGTGGCGCTGGAGATGAAGGCCGCGGGTTTCATCGAGACCGGCGTCGATCTCAAAAATCCCGATTTCGCGGCGATGGCCCGCGCCATGGGCCTTCATGGCGTCAGGGTCGAGGATCCCGGCGAGCTCGAAGGGGCTGTCCGCGACGTGCTGGCATATGACGGCCCGGCCGTGCTCGATGTCGTGACCGCGACGCAGGAATTGTCGATGCCGCCGACCATCACGCTGGAGCAGGTCAAGGGCTTCAGCCTGTGGGTGCTGCGTGCGGTGATGAGCGGCCGTGGCGACGAGGTGGTCGATCTGGCAAAGACCAATCTGCTGCCGCGTTGA
- a CDS encoding antibiotic biosynthesis monooxygenase family protein codes for MTRSEIATTTVRFTRRSAIGALAATMAIANVSPWAVSQSRSEQRNGGMQMKHYAMSTRTISDAINTGGLLVVAEWEARDGQADKVAEILDRFLPEAQRDPGAKLFLIGRGKDNPAQFLFYELFQDEAALKAHQDSDYFKTYIAGQALPLLAKRERAQYVLI; via the coding sequence ATGACGCGTTCGGAAATCGCGACCACCACGGTGAGGTTCACCCGACGATCCGCCATCGGCGCGCTCGCGGCGACCATGGCGATCGCCAACGTCTCGCCCTGGGCCGTCTCGCAATCTCGATCGGAGCAACGCAACGGAGGAATGCAGATGAAGCACTATGCGATGAGCACGCGGACCATTAGCGACGCCATCAATACCGGCGGCCTGCTGGTGGTGGCGGAGTGGGAGGCAAGGGACGGACAGGCCGACAAGGTCGCCGAGATCCTCGACCGCTTCCTGCCCGAGGCGCAGCGAGATCCCGGCGCCAAGCTGTTCCTGATCGGCCGCGGCAAGGACAATCCGGCGCAATTCCTGTTCTACGAATTGTTTCAGGACGAAGCGGCCCTGAAGGCGCATCAGGACAGTGACTACTTCAAGACTTACATCGCGGGGCAAGCGCTGCCCCTGCTCGCGAAACGGGAGCGCGCCCAATACGTCCTGATCTGA
- the cycA gene encoding cytochrome c-550 CycA — MKIQTLSALAVVTSLAFASSASAQDAAAGKTAFNKCLACHSIGEGAKNKVGPELNGIDGRHSGSAPGYNYSDANKNSGITWNKEQFLEYIKDPKAKIPGTKMAFAGIKNETEANNIWAYISSFDKDGKQKK; from the coding sequence ATGAAGATACAGACCTTGAGCGCGCTGGCAGTCGTCACATCGCTGGCATTCGCATCCTCCGCGTCGGCGCAGGATGCCGCTGCCGGCAAGACCGCGTTCAACAAGTGCCTGGCCTGCCATTCGATCGGCGAAGGCGCCAAGAACAAGGTCGGCCCCGAGCTCAACGGCATCGATGGCCGCCATTCCGGCTCCGCGCCGGGCTATAATTATTCGGACGCCAACAAGAATTCCGGCATCACTTGGAACAAGGAACAGTTCCTCGAATACATCAAGGATCCGAAAGCCAAGATCCCCGGCACCAAGATGGCCTTCGCCGGCATTAAGAACGAGACCGAGGCCAACAACATCTGGGCCTACATCTCGTCCTTCGACAAGGACGGCAAGCAGAAGAAATAG
- a CDS encoding tetratricopeptide repeat protein, translating to MGLRLFGPSNFRLAILIAALLAVPVAAAAQGDPRVIPPPGTQKKLPEAPSKLPKVPADRARGLDFLFGALKAAPDEDSARHVEARIWALWLHTPSDTAALLMVRAKAALDAQNIDVAMKLLDAVIKIRPDYVEAWNRRATLYYLKSDYVRSLEDFQQVLIREPRHFGALVGLGTIMQDIGDDKRALDAFRKALAVDPHLEKIPEKVKQLSEKVEGRDI from the coding sequence ATGGGATTAAGACTTTTTGGGCCCAGTAATTTCCGGCTGGCGATCCTGATCGCAGCTCTTCTGGCTGTGCCTGTCGCCGCGGCCGCACAGGGCGATCCCCGGGTCATTCCGCCGCCCGGGACCCAGAAGAAACTGCCCGAAGCCCCAAGCAAGCTGCCGAAGGTTCCGGCCGACCGCGCCCGTGGACTGGATTTCCTGTTCGGCGCGCTGAAGGCCGCGCCCGATGAAGACAGCGCCCGCCATGTCGAGGCGCGGATCTGGGCGCTATGGTTGCACACTCCGAGCGACACCGCCGCACTGCTGATGGTGCGCGCCAAGGCGGCGCTCGATGCCCAGAACATCGATGTCGCGATGAAGCTTTTGGATGCGGTGATCAAGATCAGGCCCGATTACGTCGAGGCCTGGAATCGGCGCGCGACGCTCTACTATCTAAAGAGTGACTACGTCCGTTCGCTGGAAGATTTTCAGCAGGTACTGATCCGCGAGCCTCGCCATTTCGGCGCGCTCGTCGGTCTCGGCACGATCATGCAGGACATCGGCGACGACAAGCGCGCGCTCGACGCCTTCCGCAAGGCGCTGGCCGTCGACCCCCATCTCGAGAAGATACCGGAGAAGGTCAAGCAGCTCTCCGAAAAGGTCGAAGGCCGCGATATTTGA
- a CDS encoding amidohydrolase family protein, producing MPKLKLPDIEKVVAIDIHTHAEEPCGMHGDDGYDDFQAQMADYFKSPHKHPPTVPETAAYYRAKNIAAVIFPVDAERETGFRRYNNYEMLEVASDHLDVLIPFVSIDPHKGKLGVREAKKLIEEYGVRGFKFHPTMQGFYANDRMAYPLYEAINDGGAIALFHTGQTGVGSGMPGGMGMRLKYSNPMYMDDVAADFPDLKIILAHPSFPWQEEALSVATHKPNVYIDLSGWSPKYFPPILVRYINSILQDKMLFGSDWPVITPDRWLADFAKLDIREEIRPKVLKANARRILGI from the coding sequence ATGCCCAAGCTCAAACTGCCCGACATCGAGAAGGTCGTCGCGATCGACATCCACACCCACGCCGAGGAGCCCTGCGGCATGCATGGCGACGACGGCTATGACGACTTCCAGGCGCAGATGGCTGACTACTTCAAGTCGCCACACAAGCATCCGCCGACGGTGCCGGAGACCGCGGCCTATTACCGCGCCAAGAACATCGCCGCGGTGATCTTCCCGGTCGATGCCGAGCGCGAGACCGGCTTCCGCCGCTACAACAATTACGAGATGCTGGAGGTCGCCTCCGACCATCTCGACGTCCTGATCCCGTTCGTCTCGATCGACCCGCACAAGGGCAAGCTCGGCGTGCGCGAGGCGAAGAAGCTGATCGAGGAATACGGCGTTCGCGGCTTCAAATTCCATCCGACCATGCAGGGCTTCTATGCCAACGATCGCATGGCCTATCCGCTCTACGAGGCGATCAACGACGGCGGGGCGATCGCGCTGTTCCACACCGGCCAGACCGGCGTCGGTTCTGGCATGCCGGGCGGCATGGGGATGCGGCTGAAATATTCCAACCCGATGTACATGGATGACGTCGCGGCGGACTTTCCCGATCTCAAGATCATCCTCGCGCACCCCTCCTTCCCCTGGCAGGAAGAGGCGCTGTCGGTCGCGACCCACAAGCCGAACGTCTATATCGACCTCTCCGGCTGGTCGCCGAAATATTTCCCGCCGATTTTGGTGCGCTACATCAACTCGATCCTGCAGGACAAGATGCTGTTCGGTTCCGACTGGCCGGTGATCACGCCGGACCGCTGGCTTGCCGATTTTGCCAAGCTCGACATCCGCGAGGAGATCCGGCCGAAGGTGCTGAAGGCCAACGCGCGGAGGATTTTGGGCATCTAA